In Erigeron canadensis isolate Cc75 chromosome 8, C_canadensis_v1, whole genome shotgun sequence, the DNA window tatacgtgcatatatatatctataagtatatgtatatcagCGTATATATGTTTATTCCAAACTGATTTTAGTATACATATAGtcatatactatatattatacacacacatatatataggaaaatgttgatgtgagaaccatttggattagaaaatccataaaaacctttaaattataacttgatgttcataatcatatgtgaatggtatatgtgaacaaattcgtTCATATATGAACGAATGAAGTATACTTAATAACcttatgttcatatataaaagattttcaCATAAACCTTATATGTAAATTAAGGCAAGAGTTAAGTTGTGATCTCAAAAATATGTTTGCATTTATGTATGAAACTTAAATATCTAAGTTTGTCATTGGTCAAACTTTGGTCAAATGCATGGTTTgagttatgttttatatatattttctttatattgaCCAGGTGGGTAATGTTCAATCAAAGAAAGATTAAGGGATTGATGGAGGATGATGAATCACCTGGTTACATCctcttcatttttcttaaatGCGGGCTATGGGTTCTATTCAGACTACCAATGGTCAACCCATACGATCCAGATGGCTTCTTAATTACTATTTGCAATGGCATGGGTGTAATAGCATCTACACTCTATCGTGTTTGTTATTTGACATCTCGTGAGTCTAATCCGAAGGTGAAGATTGGCCTTATTATTAGTGTTTTTCATTATCCTCACCACATTAGTCTTGACATTTACTCACACCCAAAAGGAAAGGTCGATAATTGTCGGGGTACTAGCTACTTTAGCTGATATAAAAGTAAGTGTGGGATCATATATACAAACCATAACATCGAAAGGCTTATATTGTGTCACAATATCAGCTAAAGTAGCTAATACCCTGACAATTATCGACCTTTCTTTTTGGGTGTGAGCAACTGTCAAGACTAATGTGGTGAGGATAATGAAAAACACTAATAATAAGCCCAATCTTCACCTTCGGATTAGACTCACGAGATGTTAAATAAAGAACTCAATAGAGCAGAGAAGGAGCCAGGAAATTTTTTGCGAGGGggcaaaaataaaagttgtttgtcatacttataaCAGTCGTATCCgagaatgaaaaaaaagggtcctagcttgaaaatagaaaatggaccctcaaaagaatttgttattAACACCGGGTCTAACACTCGtatttaaaaatactagtttttttaataaataatgaccacACGTATCGAACAATgtcttattaaattaaaacatattcAGTCATATAATGCAAGAAACCCAACAAATATACTTCTTTGGATATaattagcttgtatatatatatatatatattctctacattatgataattataatttattgtttgtgataaatatatataataatttgaaagaaaatacattTCTATAAACAGTTCCACTATAATGTactacacatttacatattcaaacaacgaaagtttttttcttaactatacttcattctttttattaaaaatcaaaacaactcgagtttttttaatttcttaatgagaaaatctatattaaaattaatgctCGATAACCAATGACATctaaataataagtttataacAAGTTGACAATGAATGTAACatgtaacatttatatttatttcctacttattttttcttatatttacaaaaaaatttacaaatataatatttaaattttaaaaaattacattgtactaaaattggAGTGCGGACAACTGACTCCACTCCAGCCGTCCCTGCAATAGAGTGTAAATGCAATTTAACCAATGCTATTGCAAATAGTAATGAAGAAGCCATCTGAATCGTATGGGTTAACCATTGGTAGTCCGAATAGCACCCATAGCCCGCATTTAAGAAAATGAAGAGGGTGTAGCCAGGTGATTAATCATGCATTTGACCATTACCCACCTGGTCAATAtagagaaaataaatataaaacaaaccatGCATTTGACCAAAGTTTGACCAATgacaaacttaaaattttaagtttcataCATATATGCAGACATACCTTTGAAATTACAACTTAACTCTTGCCttaatttacatatacatacatatggtAAAGTTTATGTGAAACCATTCATAGATGAACATAAGGTTATTAAGTATACTTAATTCgttcatatatgaatgaatttgttcatatataccattcacatatgattatgaacatcaagttataatttaaaggttTTAATGGTTTTTCTAATCCAAATGGTTTTCACATGAACTTTTTcctatataatacatatatatatatatatatatatatatatatatatatatatatgtttgttgtttCATGTAGGAAATCTTGACTGTATAACTCAATAATACGGTCGTTTAATTATCATTTATTCATTTCATTACATCGTTATTTCATTCAATTCAAGCAAACAAAACAACCTTGTGacttgtgagtttttttttatcgtaTCAAAAATCTATTTTCTTAATCCTCTTctccttttattatttttatatatttcacaATGGCGGAGCCAGGATTACGATCCTGAGACCGCCGAATAGGTTTCATGATAGTAATAGGTATAAAATTAAACTATAGAATTGAGTAACACTAATTTGGGGTTGCCAATTACCTTAAAACTGAATAAATTATTAGAAATAGTATTTTGGAGATGGACTTTGTATCCTATGTGGGGAGTATGCGGAATCAGTGGATCACCTTTTTTGTTGGTGTGAATTGGTTAATTTAGTTTGGACTTTCGTTAGCTAGTGGTGCAAGGCGACACCGTTCTTTGTTTTTTCAACTAAAGATCTCATTGAGATTCATGAGAATGTTGGTCTCGGGAAGAAGGAAAAAAAGGTTCTGAGGGGATCATCATGGTTGCGTGTTGGTGTATTTGGAATGCTAGAAATGAAGCGAGGTTTTCAAATGTTCAAGTCAAGATCGAGAAAATTATACAAGACATAAAATCATTGGCTTTTATTTGGTATagtaatagaaagaaaaatataaatatcacttgGGATAGTTGGTGTAGATTTATGACATAGTATTTGTACATAAACGTTGTATGTTTGATTGGTATCGCCACTTTGGCCGATACTTTTGAATGAAGTtcactttaaaaatatatatataaaaaaaaaagtttataaaaattaaggAAAGGTTTTGGCCCTTATCCACTCttgaaaaaacacaaaaacatacAACTCCCTTATCAAAAACAGAGAGAAGAGAAGAGGTTGGGGTTTTACACAAAACTTTCTTCTTGTTAGAAAAATGGCGTTACTTCGTTTTGTATGTTTTCCTTCTTCAACTGCCTTCTTCTCATCATCATCTAACCAACAAAACCCCCACCATTTCTTATTCCAACACAATAataattctatatctataccttCTTCTACTTGTTCACTACAACCCAATCGCTTCTTTATCaaatcatcaccaccacctcctaatTTCCAAATACATTCATCCGCCGCCACAACACAAGCTGACAACTCAActtcacaacaacaacaacaagaagaagagTTTTCGAAAACAAGATTGTTAGCTCAAAATGTGAATTGGACATGTACTGCTGATGATATCCGCCCTCTATTCGAAAAGTATGGTACTGTTGTTGATATTGAGGTTAGTTATTTTCTTCTTAGTGTATTTGTAGAAttcgagagtcctgggtttCATTCTAGGCGTTCGGGTAGTTTAGGAGTAGGTGGATTTCCAGCCCAATTACAGCACCTCCCTTAAGTATTAACTAGTATATATGCGCAAATCGAGATTAGTTAAACGGatcaagtttttcttgtttatgtTACCCGACACCCGTTCTATagtgttggatattttagtgtaattggataaacttgtttgatcaataacgtcataataatacatcatataggattggtggtgTGGAGTACCTTAGGGGCAGGTACGGGgttccgggggcagcgcccctgggagcggggtccaaggggcagatcCCCTGGcggaaattttttatttccgACATATTGCTATATTGAAAATCCCtccgaaaatttaattttcggaACTTGAGGGACCAAATGTGGCAACTCGAAAAACCCATATTGTTAACTGCCGTTTATGCAGTTTTATGGGCCAacagatatatatatcaatatatgtccCGTATGTAAAAGGTTCTgatcattcttttctttttctttggttCTTCTCTCTCAAACACATCCACACAGtaaattcttaatctttgattgtatccgattgaatagtttgggtgaaccgccaaattgattcaatctgaaagcgaTCACGTGCCTTCAAAGATTGATTTGTATCCGGTTATCTGTTTGTTATCTCGAATTTCCCCAACATATAGGACACATAACCACTTGCTGGGTAGGTGGTTGAGCTTAGACTGAGTGGAGTGGTGATGGAGGGAGGGTGCCATGCGGCATGTGGGGTAGGAAGAGTTGCCTTAAAAAAAGGTGGAAATGGGTGGATTTTAGAGAATggggcgacttgtgccatgtggcaCTTTTACATTGGTCCCCCCCCCTCCCAACATCCTTTTTTTTCCGTGCCAAGTCAACAAGAAACAAGCAAATGGGTGACCTTGAGGGTTCGCTGGACGTGGGGTTCACCCCTTGGGGCCGGTGTTACCGGCAAACTCCGGGGGACAAAGGGGAGGTTCGCCTCTTTTTCACACCCACTCCGTTCAGCCTTATCAATTTACTTTGATTAGATTATGACTTAGTAGTGTTGGAATGGAATTATAATCTGACCACCCTTAATGAAAGTTGTCAAATCCACGGTGTAATTTTAGGGGCCATTTGGTTCAGAATTTGGTGGAATGGAATTTAGAATTTTCTATGTTAACCTAATATGTCAAGAAAATTCAAGTTTCTATCTACCAAATAAGAGTATATTATAATAACCAAATGGCCACCTAAAGGTTTAATTGGAATGGACCTTTTGGAAATAATTGTATCCTATATAGAGTTTGACCCATTACGTTTCCTTGACTTTTATGGTTGTAAACATTCCTAGTTAGGTTTTCTGGCATGTAAACTTTTCATAAATCGACGTAAAGATATATCCGGTTTTTGGTTAGCCGATTACGAGGATCATATATAACCACCTTGTCTTGTACTTTCTCTCATTTCTTGTTATTTGCTTTGTTGATTAACAAAACCCAAGTTTCCTGCTCTGCAACTCTGCCCTCAAATGATTGGCAGTGCAGTACTTGTTAATTTGTATGCACAATTGCAGTTTGGTTGTTTGGCTAACTTCTATTAGTAGAAATAGTTAAATTCTCAAATGCTTACATTCTTagtttctagtttttttttttttatatattatgggATGTTTGGATGTGACTTCTCACAGAGATTATTACAACTTGATGAATCATACTACTAAAGTAAGGGTTATTTCAGTAAAACTTTGGTAATCTCAGTAATTAGTTTTCTTAAGATAAATCACAAAGTCATCGTCATGATCTGATTTAACACTCTAAAATGAAGTGAAATAATCATTCAAGCACTCATCGAATGTCCAAAAAGCCTCTAATCGTCAAAACTTTATGTCTTACACAATCCATATATCTGCTTGTAGAGGCAGCGAACTAAAGATATGAGAGGTGTACTTTTACTTTAGCGCTGAGTTAGAAACTCTGAAGTTGTTATATTGTGCACATATATGTTAATATGTGCAGATACACCTACATATATTCATGTATCTGCATCCTTTGCTTATTCTGTTGGTGCAACTTAGATCTGGAATCTATATATATGACCATTGGGATCAATGCTTTGATTTGATCCACaatatttctttaatatatgTGATTTATGAATGATATCTGAACCACTTGACTAATGTCGTAAGATATTTGTAAAGCTATGTTATTGTTGAGGTGTTCATACATTAGAGCAACTGGCCACCTAATACTATGTGGCAGGCCAAACTCTGATATTTTATGGGAAAGCAACcacctcttttctttttctttttggttttttgtttctGTTTGGAGTACTTGTAGAGTCTGAATTCCTATCCATCCTATTTAATACAATAGTTTTACTACAtgtatttcaaattttcatttgttgtAGTTTTTCTATGCAATCTTTCTTATATGAATGCTTAAAGGctatttagtaaaaaaaatttaatgtatttaATTGTTGTGGATTAATTGAGTTTGCTTATCCTTATTCAGGTTTCAATGTTCagcaaaaccaaaaaccgaggTTTAGTGTTTGTTTCCATGGGTTCGCATGAGGAAGCATTGGCAGCTTTTACAAATCTTCAATCGTATGTAAGTATAATgtatatagaaatagaaatgtTTCACTGCTAAATATCCTAAAATCAATGCCTTTGTAGTTgaagttgttatttttatttaattgtttgCGATCAGTTATGTAAAATGGCTGCTACTTATCAAGCACTTCCGACTTCCTTTCCTATGCCTTTTGTACAAACCTCGCGGGATCTACTCTAGGAAAATTTCTGGTCCAAAAAAGACTAGTATAATGGTGGTGTTGATTCAAGTCCACTTGATATCTGTATTTGTTGaagaatattttgaaatataACATACGTTAGATCCTGATGGTTGAATTTTGCTGTATGGTTACGAGAAATGTTCAGGTAGAGAATTCAAACGTATCACTTTTGGCTTAAAGATGATGTCTTTTTACCTCTCTTTTGACTACAAAAGTCAAATTCATCACTTTCTTCTAGCATAAACATGAAATCTTATTACTTGCTATTGAGAAGAAGATATATATGACTGTGAAAGTCACATCATTTGTAAAGAACTAAAGATCAAaccttttcttctttctcttgtGGTGTGGAAGTCCAAACGGGTTACTAAGAGGGTTCCCTGTTCTGGGCTTCTGGCTGGGGGAAGAGTCGCCTTTGGCTCTAATGGACATGGCCTAACCGGTATTCCTGTGGTCGTTTCCGAATTTCATTCTTGGCCATCCGAAGAGGTTTACCCAATGAGGTTTTAAACCTGTTTTTCATCTAGACTTCTATACCACTAGGCTATCTTTGAGATAGTTTGATAAGGGAATTTTGGTACTATGATGATGAAATTATCACATTCTTTAGAGCAAAGATGTTCAATATGCATTTccttatgattttttaaaacaaacttCAATCTTATGTAGTTATATCTTTGTGGGATTTAGGAATTTATGGGGAGACCTCTAAACCTCACTTGGGCAAAGCCTAAGAAGACAAAAACACCTTCTGCCCCTGCACAACCAAGGACAGTTCCTGTACACAACTTATTTGTTGCAAATTTACCATATCAAGCAAGATCGAAAGACCTAAAGGAGCTCTTCAGTGCTGAAAATCCTAATGTTGTATCTGCGGAGATTATATTTAAAGAAAACCCACGAGGTTCTGCTGGTTATGGTTTTGTCTCGTTTAATACTAAGCAGGAGGCCGAGGATGCTCTTTCTGCTTTTCAAGGGAAGGTAAATCCTTTGACTAATCTCATTTTAGAGTTGataaattattttcatttactACATGAGTCAATCTGGATTATATTACATCTCAAATGGACTAAATGGGTAAAACTTACCTAAAATGAAGTGTTTCGGTCATATGGGTCAAAATGGTCGAAAGCTGCTCAGAAATGCCTCCAGATATTTACAAATTcctgtaatgttttatttagcaatagattgttattttaatagattagtgttttcttttttgctttttcgtattatttctgtttttttttttttttatcatacatACTACACAAATTagacataataataataatagatttaAAGAATTATAATCAAAAGCAGCCAAGTTAGTTGCATGAGAAAAGCACATGTTTAATGCCTCAGAATTGCTTAGTTTGACAACTCTTGTTGCTTGTAATGTGTTGTAGGTGTTTATGGGAAGGGCTATTCGAGTCTCACCTAGTAAACAATTTCTTAGGCAAGCTACAAAAAAGGCACTTGCATCAAAGGATGAATCAACCAAATCAGAACCTGAAGGAGAGAAAGCACAAACAGCTGAAGTTGGAACTCAATCGCTTGACCAATAGGTCTGGATTTTAATTGTCCCCAattttgttttagtatattagATTGTTAAAGTTATGATAGTAAACATGGGGTTAATTCCTTTAAGATGTTGTAACGAAAATGGAGGCTAtctgcaaaaaaaaataaaaaatagtgttATTATTGTGTACCTTCTGATGAAAAACGTTTCTTGTCGTAATAAATAACTACATGCGATAATAAACATTTCTGGACTTGCTACTGATCAACTAAAGGTGTTCAATAGCTTTGTATGAGAACCCAACCTCATCAAACTGAAACTATTGTCAAGATATTGATTATGAACTGGTCGACATGAAAACCGGATGGAAAAAGGCTCTTGACTCTGACCAAGCACCCAATTCGTCAATTTGACACTCTCATAGTCTCATGGTTCACCGTGGTCAATCTTGGTCCATAGGTTTATTGTGCCATATGAACAAACGAGTTATACCTGTTCAAGTTATAAAATTAGAGCACAATCAGTACTGAATTCACTTGTAAAGTATATACATTTTGGAATTTAGTAGAcatattcaatttcaatttgttAGAAAATTCTTGATTGTACTCGGATATACATCTTGACCAAGAAATGTGCTTAGAATCAATTTAGGAAATTACTTTAAGAAGATTGTTTATAAAAATCTGTGTACCAAATGTGTATAAACCATTATTCTctgattgtatatatatctcTAAACTGCCCTAACCCAGGTTCCCATTTGAGTCACTCAACATGGTCCATAGTCATGTGTCTCAAATGAACCAACCCTTGCTCTTCTCGGTTTGTCATATTGGATTATGCTTTTAGAAATTAAATGAAGTTGAGATTTCAAATTCTGCTCCTAATTAGACAGTGAGTTGTAATAGTTTTGCTTAATGGTTTTGGACACATTATTAATGACTCattgtgttgctttatatatcTGTTTAATGAATAACTCATTAGACCTACATTGATGGCAACTTAATTATATTGTATTTAAGCGAATACATGTTCATGCTAATGTTTTTGTGTAACCAAACCTTACTTTGAAGAATTTAATGGAATGTGATGGAAAGAAATTTAgaattttttctttaacttttttttttttaacgacaagtGTATGTTAATGATTCAAACCCCAATATTAACATAAATAGAAACATAATTTCATATTCATTTCCACTAAGTTCTTTTGAATTCGGTTAACCAAACAACCCTAAGATTTAGGGTTGGTGAAAATTTAGTCTTAGCTTATATAATAAAGTTATCTAATCAAAACGGATCTAAATGGATTATATTTTATCCAATT includes these proteins:
- the LOC122578305 gene encoding RNA-binding protein 28, coding for MALLRFVCFPSSTAFFSSSSNQQNPHHFLFQHNNNSISIPSSTCSLQPNRFFIKSSPPPPNFQIHSSAATTQADNSTSQQQQQEEEFSKTRLLAQNVNWTCTADDIRPLFEKYGTVVDIEVSMFSKTKNRGLVFVSMGSHEEALAAFTNLQSYEFMGRPLNLTWAKPKKTKTPSAPAQPRTVPVHNLFVANLPYQARSKDLKELFSAENPNVVSAEIIFKENPRGSAGYGFVSFNTKQEAEDALSAFQGKVFMGRAIRVSPSKQFLRQATKKALASKDESTKSEPEGEKAQTAEVGTQSLDQ